The genomic DNA GATCGACGGCCCGACGCCAAAAGAGGTGCTCAACCGTTATACGCGATTCACCGGACGCCCGGCGCTGCCGCCCGCGTGGTCCTTCGGCCTGTGGCTGACCACGTCGTTCACCACCAACTACGATGAAGCCACGGTGAACAGCTTTATTGATGGCATGGCGGAGCGCGACCTGCCGCTGCATGTCTTCCACTTCGACTGCTTCTGGATGAAGGCCTTCCAGTGGTGTGATTTTGAGTGGGACCCGGTGACCTTCCCGGATCCGGAAGGGATGATCCGCCGCCTGAAGGAGAAAGGGCTGAAGGTTTGCGTGTGGATTAACCCGTACATCGGCCAGAAGTCGCCGGTATTTCGCGAACTGAAAGAGAAGGGCTACCTGCTCAAGCGCCCGGACGGCTCCCTGTGGCAGTGGGACAAATGGCAGCCGGGCCTGGCGATTTATGACTTCACTAACCCGGACGCGTGTCGGTGGTATGCCGACAAGCTGAAAGGCCTGGTGGATAGTGGCGTCGACTGCTTTAAGACCGACTTTGGCGAGCGCATCCCGACGGACGTCCAGTGGTTTGACGGTTCCGATCCGCAGAAGATGCACAACCACTACGCATACCTATATAACGAACTGGTGTGGAACGTACTGAAAGAAACGGTGGGCGCGGATGAGGCGGTGCTGTTTGCCCGCTCGGCGTCGGTAGGTGCGCAACAATTCCCGGTGCACTGGGGTGGCGACTGTTACGCCAACTACGAGTCGATGGCGGAAAGCCTGCGCGGCGGGCTGTCGATTGGTCTGTCCGGCTTTGGTTTCTGGAGCCATGACATCGGTGGATTTGAGAACACCGCGCCGGCACACGTCTACAAACGCTGGTGCGCGTTTGGGCTGTTATCCAGCCACAGCCGCCTGCATGGCAGCAAATCTTACCGCGTACCGTGGGCGTACGATGATGAGTCCTGTGATGTGGTGCGTCACTTCACTCAGCTGAAATGTCAGATGATGCCGTATCTCTATCGCCAGGCTGCCCTGGCTCGCGAGTATGGCACACCGATGCTGCGGGCGATGATGCTGGAGTTCCCGGACGATCCGGCATGCGATTACCTCGACCGTCAGTACATGCTGGGGGAGTCGGTGATGGTAGCCCCGGTGTTTTCTGAGGCCGGTGACGTGCAGTTTTACCTGCCGGAAGGGCGCTGGACCCATCTCTGGCATAACGATGAAATCAAGGGCAGCCGCTGGCATAAACAGCAGCATGATTTCCGCAGCCTGCCGGTCTATGTGCGCGATAACACCCTCCTGGCGTTGGGCAACAATCAACAGAAACCGGACTACGCCTGGAACGAAGGGACAGCTTTCCAGCTGTTTAACCTGGGCGATGGCGCGATGGCGGTGAGCAAAGTGCCCGCGGCGGACGGTTCTGTGGCATTTACGCTGAAAGCCACACGCAGCGGCGACACCGTGACCATTACCGGCACAGGTGACGCGCGAAACTGGTCGGTCTGCTTGCGCAACGTGCAGAAACTGAGTGGCGTAAAAGGCGGCTCAGAGGCCGGAAGCGAGTGGGGCGTGGTGGTGAAAGCGGAGGGTAATGAGGTGGTGGTACACCTTTAATTTTCCTCACCCTGACCCTCTCCCCAACGGGGGGAGGGAAGGGTTTGCTTCTTCTTCCTTTCAGGGAGAGGGCAGGGGCGAGGATAGTGTCGACACCTCTCCCCCCGTCATCGTCTGTTGCACCTGCTGTTTATCCATATTTACCGCATTCAGTTTCCCGTTAACCGTCGGCTTCAGCGGTGCGTTGGCCTGCACGCTGCCGCTGGCGGTTAGCTGGATATTGCCATCACCGCCAATGGGCAGCGCCGGCCAGCCCCACGCCTGCAGCACGTTGAGTGGCACGCCGCGTCCGTTCAGGCTGATTGTGGTCTGCCGTGGCGGAAGCTGTGAAACCGTCGCCGTGGCTTCCAGAATGCCTTTTTCGGTGAAAGCACTCAGGTCGGTAATGTTTACCGTTGAGGCGTTAGCGTTCAGCGCCAGCGACGGACGACGCACGTCCACGCGGTTAAAGGTCGCCGCCGCGCCGTTCAGCGTTGCGCTGCCACCCCATACGCCCCACTGGCGATCTTTCGCCAGCTGCAGGTTCGCACCATAGCCATCAAGAGAGGTGATTTGCCACGGGAAGGCCGGGTCGATATCAATAACCAGGTTACGGCTCAGGCCGAATTTTTTCAGTGTCAGGCTGTTCAGCCATTCCGGTAACGGCTCCATCCACAGCGTTTTCCAGTTCTGCGGCAGAGTGTATTCCAGCCCGGCGATGGCGACATCGTCCAGCACCAGCGCGTTACCCTCGCGCAGCCAGTTGCCGGAAGCACGTACCATGCCGCCCTCCCAGCGGGAGGTAAACTGGCGCAGCGCCACGCCTTGCGGGGAGAACTCCGCATTCATGATCGGGTCGAACAGATGCAGAGAGCCATAAATAAACTCGCTGGCGTTCATGGACAAACGCCCCTCCTGACTTTGCCAGTCGCCTTTGCTGAGTGTCAGGTTGCGCAGGCTTAAATCGAGATCGGTCACCGCCCAGTCCGGCCCCTGCAGGCGTGCGTCAGTCACTTCCAGACGGCCAATCTGCAGCGAGGGAATGGTGGTCAGAGGCGCGAAGAAATCCACCAGTGACTTATCGCTTTGCAGGCGGATCTCATTCAGACGCATGGTGTCGATAATCCAGCTGCCGTCAGCGTTGCGCAGGGCGGACCCGGTGAGCGAACCGCGCGCCATATCGGCACCAATGGTGTTCAGCACCACCTCTTTGCCGTTGAGTTGTCCCTGGATCAGCACGTTGGTGGCCGGCACGCCGTTCAGGGTAAGCGAGCCTGCGCTCACCTGGATCTGTGCGTTTTTACCCAGCACATTGCCTGCTTCTGGCTGCCACGGGCTGACGCCGCCCGTCACTTTCTGTGCGCTGAGATCCCATTCCGTATTGGGGCTGTTAAAGGCCATGTTATCCAACTGCAAACGGTCCGCCTGGAACGGGAGCGGTGCCGTCTGAGGAGAAAGATTAAGCGTGCCATCGAACAGGGTAATGGTGTCCATATGCAGCGGATCGGTGACCTGTCGGCTACTCAGACCAATATCGACTTTCCTGGCCACCAGCGTGGCGGGTTTACCGTCGCGGCCAAACGTGACGTTTTCCAGAATGATGTGGGAAGGTGACGAAAAGCGGTGATCCATCAGGTCGAAATTGAGTTCGTAATCGGTATTCACCGTTATCCAGTTGCTGGCCTGAGATGCTCCCCAGCGGGTCTGGAGCAGAATATAGAGCGCCAGCACCACAATGAGCAGGGCCACCAGAAGATAGACGAGTACCTTTCCAATAAATTTCATGGTCTTCCATCCCGCGAAACGCACATAAGGGAGTTATGCACGATTTATGCGCAATGCTCAAGGCGGGAATGGTGTAAAGAGATGTCACGGCAGGCGTTGACAGCCTGCCGTGAGGGCGATCAATTTTTCTCAGGCGGGAAAACGAGGTTCAGAACAATCGCGGTGATACCGCCTGCCGCAATGCCGGAAGAGAGCAGGTTTTTCACCCAGTCCGGGGCAAACTGCAGGATCAGCGGTTGCTGTGAAACACCCAGACCCACGGCCAGCGACAGGGCAATGATCATGATGGCGCGGCGGTTCAGCGGTTCGCGAGAGACGATACGTACACCAGAAGCCGCGATGGTCCCGAACATCACCAGCGTTGCGCCGCCCAGCACCGGTTCAGGTATATGCTGCACAAAACCGCTTACCGCCGGGAACAGGCCGAGGACGATCAGCATCAGCGCCACCACAAAACCGACGTAGCGGCTGGCAACGCCAGTCAGCTGGATCACGCCGTTGTTCTGGCCGAAGCAGGAGTTCGGGAAGGTGTTGAAGACTGCAGAGACAAACGAGTTCAGGCCGTTCGCCAGCACGCCGCCTTTCAGGCGTTTCATATACAGCGGGCCGGAGACCGGCTGCTCGGAGACATCAGACGTGGCGGTGATATCGCCAATCGTCTCCAGCGAGGTGATCATAAAGACCAGCATCAGCGGCAACAGCAGACCCCAGTCAATGCCCAGGCCGTAGTACAGCGGCGTTGGAATGGTGATCAGCGCACTGTTGGTCTGCGGGGTATTCTCCGGCAGCATACCCAGCGCCCAGGCCAGCAGATAACCGGCCGCCATGGCGATCACCAGCGATGCCACACGCAGATACGGGTTACGCTGACGGTTTAGCAGAATAATGATTGCCAGCACCACGCCGGCCAGCAGCAGGTTTTTCGGTGCACCAAAAGTGTGGTCGCTCATTGCCGCATAACCGCCACCGATGGAGGTCAGGCCAACCTGAATCAGCGACAGGCCAATGATCATCACCACCACGCCGGATACCAGCGGCGTGATCACGCGGCGCGCCAGGTGCAGTACCCGGGAGATCACCATCTCGGTGCAGCTGGCCAGCATCAGCGTGCCAAACAGCGCCGCCATCATGGTCGGAACATCCGCGCCGCCGGTTTTGAGGGCTGTACCGCCCATGATCAGCGGTGCGACGAAGTTAAAACTGGTGCCCTGGATCGACAACAATCCAGACCCCACCGGGCCCCACGCTTTAATTTGAATAATGGACGCCACGCCGGAGGCAAAGAGGGACATACTGATGATGTGCTGTGTATCCTGAGCCGGTAAACCAAGCGCCTGGCAGATCAGCAGCGCCGGGGTGATCACCGCAACGAACATAGCCAGCAGGTGTTGGCAGGCGGCAAAAAGCGTCTGAGGAAGAGGCGGACGGTCTTCAAGGCGGTAAATCAGTTCGCTATTTTGCTTCTGCGCAATCGGTTGCGCATCGGGAGACTCAAGGGTGTTAACGGACATCGGCGGCAATCCCACGGTGGAAAAGCGGGCATTTTATCTGACCACCTGGTAAAAGCAAACGATTGCCAACAAAAAAAAACAAGAAAATCTGCCGCTGTGAGCAGGTTTTCTACAACCCATGGGGAAAAAAAATTACACTTTTTGCGCCGGCGGCTCATGACGAGCGCAAGCCGGCCCAGGATAACGCCGCGTGTGTATGGAACACGCGCATAACAGGAGCCTTTTATGATTCATCTCGATACGTTGTCGACCCTTGTTGCCGCAACGCTGGTCTTACTGCTTGGCCGTAAGCTCGTACACAGCGTTTCCCTTCTGAAGAAATACACCATTCCTGAACCTGTTGCCGGCGGACTGCTGGTGGCGCTGGCCCTGCTGGTGCTGAAGAAAAGCATGGGCTGGGAAATTGATTTTGATATGTCCCTGAAAGATCCGCTGATGCTGGCCTTCTTTGCCACCATTGGCCTGAATGCCAACCTGGCGAGCCTGCGGACGGGTGGCAAAGTGCTCGGCGTATTTCTGATCGTGGTGGTAGGACTGCTAGTGATGCAAAACGCCATTGGTATCGGGATGGCCACGCTGCTGGGGCTGGATCCGCTGATGGGGCTGCTGGCCGGATCAATAACCCTCTCTGGTGGCCACGGTACCGGGGCGGCGTGGAGCAAGCTGTTTACTGAGCGCTACGGCTTTGAAAACGCCACCGAAGTGGCGATGGCCTGCGCCACCTTCGGTCTGGTGCTGGGCGGCCTGATCGGCGGGCCGGTGGCGCGGTATCTGGTGAAGCACTCTGGTACGCCAGACGGAAGACCGGACGATGAGCTGGTGCCCACTGCCTTTGAAAAACCCGACGTCGGACGCACCATCACTTCGCTGGTGTTGATTGAAACTATCGCGATGATTGCCATTTGCCTGACGGTGGGCAAAGTGGTTGCGCAATGGCTGGCAGGTTCAGCGTTCGAGCTCCCGACGTTTGTGTGCGTGCTGTTTGTCGGGGTGTTGCTGAGTAACGGTCTGGCGCTGATGGGCTTCTACCGCGTATTTGAACGTGCCGTATCGGTGCTTGGCAACGTCTGCCTGTCGCTGTTCCTGGCGATGGCCCTGATGAGCCTCAAGCTCTGGGAGCTGGCCTCACTGGCACTGCCGATGGTGGCTATTCTGGCCGTTCAGGCGCTGTTTATGGCGTTCTACGCCATGTTTGTGACCTGGCGCATGATGGGCAAAAACTACGATGCAGCAGTGCTGGCGGCGGGGCATTGTGGGTTTGGTCTGGGGGCAACGCCGACGGCTATCGCCAACATGCAGGCGATCACCGAACGTTTTGGGCCTTCGCATATGGCGTTTCTGGTGGTCCCGATGGTCGGGGCGTTCTTCATTGATATCGTCAACGCGCTGGTGATCAAGCTTTACCTGATGCTGCCGATGTTTGCCTGAGATCAGGCGTTGGAATAGCGTTCGGTTTCCGGCATCCAGCGCTCAATTAACGCTGCCGCCTGTTCGGGGTAGCGCTCATGAATATGGCGTGCGAGGCGCTGAACTTCGGGGATCATGTCCTGATCGCGCAGTAAATCCGCCACTTTGAATTCGGCGTTACCCGTCTGACGCGTGCCCAGCAGTTCGCCTGGGCCGCGGATCTCCAGGTCTTTTTGTGCAATCACAAAACCGTCGTTACTGTCGCGCAGCACCTGCAAACGCATCTGTGCGGTTTTCGAGAGCGGTGCTTTGTAGAGCAGCACGCAGTGAGAGGCGACAGCACCGCGGCCAACGCGGCCGCGCAGCTGATGGAGTTGCGCAAGGCCAAGACGTTCCGGGTTTTCGATGATCATCAGGCTGGAATTGGGCACGTCTACGCCGACTTCAATCACCGTTGTGGCAACCAGCAAATGCAGTTCACCCTGTTTGAACGACTGCATCACCGCCTGTTTCTCAGTAGGCTTCATCCGCCCGTGAACCAGACCCACGTTCAGCTCGGGCAGCGCCAGTTTCAGCTCTTCCCACGTCGCTTCCGCAGCCTGCGCTTCAAGCAGTTCAGACTCTTCAATTAACGTGCAGACCCAGTAGGCCTGACGGCCTTCGTGAGTGCAGGCGTTGCGCACGCGGTCGATGATATCGCTCCGGCGCGTGTCCGGAATGGCGACCGTGGTGACCGGTGTACGGCCCGGCGGCAGTTCGTCGATGGTCGATGTATCGAGATCGGCGTAGGCGGTCATTGCCAGGGTGCGCGGGATAGGTGTGGCAGTCATGATCAGCTGATGCGGATGGAAGCCCTGCTGTAGCCCTTTCTCCCACAGCGCCAGTCGCTGGTGTACACCGAAGCGGTGTTGTTCGTCGATAATCACCAGGGCAAGACCATTAAACTGCACCTGCTCCTGGAAAATCGCGTGCGTGCCGACAATCATCTGTACCTGACCGCTGGCAATGGCGTCCTGTTGTGCCTGACGCGCTTTACCTTTTTGCTTCCCGGCAAGCCAGCCCACTTCAATCCCAAGCGGGGCAAACCATGCGCGGAAGTTATTAGCGTGCTGTTCAGCCAGCAGTTCGGTGGGGGCCATTAGCGCCACCTGCCTGCCATGGGCAATCGCGCGCAGGGCTGCCAGGGCTGCAACCAGCGTTTTACCGGAACCCACATCCCCCTGAACCAGGCGCATCATGGGCACATCAAGCGCCATATCGCGTTCAATCTCGGCCGTGACGCGTGCCTGTGCACCGGTGGGTTTAAACGGCAGGGAGGCCAGCAGCTTATCTTTGAGTTCATCTCGCGGGCTTAAGGGCTGGGCATGAAAACGCTGCGCGCCCGCCCGTACCGCCAGCATGCTCAGGTTATGAGCCAGTAATTCCTCAAGGATAAGACGCCGTTGAGCGGGGTGTTTGCCGCTTTCCAGGTCACTAAGCTGCAGGGTTGGCGGCGGGCGGTGCAGGGTGCGCAGCGCCTCGGGCAGACTCATCATGCCCTGAGCCAGCTCAGGCGGCAGTAGCTCGGTAATGGCGCAGGTATCCAGCAGTTCCAGCGCCTGGTCGGTGAGTTTACGCAGCGTTGCCTGCTTGATGCCTTCGGTCGTCGGATAAACCGGGGTCAGAGTCTCCTGCAGCTCCGGCGTGCTCAGATCTCCCTGAACGCGATACTCCGGGTGGATCATCTCTGCGCCGTATTTCCCGCGTTTGGCTTCACCATAGGCCAGCACCCTGCGACCGGTCGCAAGGCTGTTTTTCATGGCCGCATTGAAGTTGAAAAAGCGCATGGTGAGAATGCCGGTGCCGTCGCTGATCTGACAGGTCATCATCCGGCGTCCGCCAAAGGTGATATTGCAGTTCAGTACTTCGCCTTCAACGGTGGCGTAAATGGCAGGCAGCAGATCGCCAATCTTATAGAGTTGGGTGCGGTCTTCATAACGCAGGGGGAGATGGAGCAGGAGATCCTGCACGGTATGCAGGCCAATTTTTGCCAGTTTACTGCTTTGCGCCGCACCTACGCCCGTCAGGCTATTGAGCGGTATGGCATCCAGCAGACGGCCTTTCATCGGTTATCCTGCGTACTGCATGGTGGCCCACCACTCGGCATCGGCTTCAATTTCGCCCTGCGCGTTGACGTGGGGGTACGGCAGTTTTTTCTGTTTCGCGACGCGAGCCAGCACCGGGTAACCACCTTCGAACAGCAGGCGCTGCTGCTCCTCTTCCGGCAGCATGCTGTTGCTGCGCTTGTACATACCCGCGTT from Enterobacter ludwigii includes the following:
- the yicI gene encoding alpha-xylosidase — protein: MKISDGNWLIQPGLNVTCPVQVFDVEQQGNDLVVYVAPRDVRERTWQLDTLMFTVRLFSPQEGIVGVRIEHFQGALNNGPHYPLNVIKEVNVEIENNAEFAELKSGHLSVRVTKGECWALDFLRNGQRITGSQLKNNGYVQDTRTDRHYVFERLDLGVGETVYGLGERFTALVRNGQTVETWNRDGGTSTEQSYKNIPFYLTNRGYGVLVNHPENVSFEVGSEKVSKVQFSVEGEYLEYFVIDGPTPKEVLNRYTRFTGRPALPPAWSFGLWLTTSFTTNYDEATVNSFIDGMAERDLPLHVFHFDCFWMKAFQWCDFEWDPVTFPDPEGMIRRLKEKGLKVCVWINPYIGQKSPVFRELKEKGYLLKRPDGSLWQWDKWQPGLAIYDFTNPDACRWYADKLKGLVDSGVDCFKTDFGERIPTDVQWFDGSDPQKMHNHYAYLYNELVWNVLKETVGADEAVLFARSASVGAQQFPVHWGGDCYANYESMAESLRGGLSIGLSGFGFWSHDIGGFENTAPAHVYKRWCAFGLLSSHSRLHGSKSYRVPWAYDDESCDVVRHFTQLKCQMMPYLYRQAALAREYGTPMLRAMMLEFPDDPACDYLDRQYMLGESVMVAPVFSEAGDVQFYLPEGRWTHLWHNDEIKGSRWHKQQHDFRSLPVYVRDNTLLALGNNQQKPDYAWNEGTAFQLFNLGDGAMAVSKVPAADGSVAFTLKATRSGDTVTITGTGDARNWSVCLRNVQKLSGVKGGSEAGSEWGVVVKAEGNEVVVHL
- a CDS encoding AsmA family protein translates to MKFIGKVLVYLLVALLIVVLALYILLQTRWGASQASNWITVNTDYELNFDLMDHRFSSPSHIILENVTFGRDGKPATLVARKVDIGLSSRQVTDPLHMDTITLFDGTLNLSPQTAPLPFQADRLQLDNMAFNSPNTEWDLSAQKVTGGVSPWQPEAGNVLGKNAQIQVSAGSLTLNGVPATNVLIQGQLNGKEVVLNTIGADMARGSLTGSALRNADGSWIIDTMRLNEIRLQSDKSLVDFFAPLTTIPSLQIGRLEVTDARLQGPDWAVTDLDLSLRNLTLSKGDWQSQEGRLSMNASEFIYGSLHLFDPIMNAEFSPQGVALRQFTSRWEGGMVRASGNWLREGNALVLDDVAIAGLEYTLPQNWKTLWMEPLPEWLNSLTLKKFGLSRNLVIDIDPAFPWQITSLDGYGANLQLAKDRQWGVWGGSATLNGAAATFNRVDVRRPSLALNANASTVNITDLSAFTEKGILEATATVSQLPPRQTTISLNGRGVPLNVLQAWGWPALPIGGDGNIQLTASGSVQANAPLKPTVNGKLNAVNMDKQQVQQTMTGGEVSTLSSPLPSP
- the xanP gene encoding xanthine/proton symporter XanP produces the protein MSVNTLESPDAQPIAQKQNSELIYRLEDRPPLPQTLFAACQHLLAMFVAVITPALLICQALGLPAQDTQHIISMSLFASGVASIIQIKAWGPVGSGLLSIQGTSFNFVAPLIMGGTALKTGGADVPTMMAALFGTLMLASCTEMVISRVLHLARRVITPLVSGVVVMIIGLSLIQVGLTSIGGGYAAMSDHTFGAPKNLLLAGVVLAIIILLNRQRNPYLRVASLVIAMAAGYLLAWALGMLPENTPQTNSALITIPTPLYYGLGIDWGLLLPLMLVFMITSLETIGDITATSDVSEQPVSGPLYMKRLKGGVLANGLNSFVSAVFNTFPNSCFGQNNGVIQLTGVASRYVGFVVALMLIVLGLFPAVSGFVQHIPEPVLGGATLVMFGTIAASGVRIVSREPLNRRAIMIIALSLAVGLGVSQQPLILQFAPDWVKNLLSSGIAAGGITAIVLNLVFPPEKN
- the gltS gene encoding sodium/glutamate symporter, which gives rise to MIHLDTLSTLVAATLVLLLGRKLVHSVSLLKKYTIPEPVAGGLLVALALLVLKKSMGWEIDFDMSLKDPLMLAFFATIGLNANLASLRTGGKVLGVFLIVVVGLLVMQNAIGIGMATLLGLDPLMGLLAGSITLSGGHGTGAAWSKLFTERYGFENATEVAMACATFGLVLGGLIGGPVARYLVKHSGTPDGRPDDELVPTAFEKPDVGRTITSLVLIETIAMIAICLTVGKVVAQWLAGSAFELPTFVCVLFVGVLLSNGLALMGFYRVFERAVSVLGNVCLSLFLAMALMSLKLWELASLALPMVAILAVQALFMAFYAMFVTWRMMGKNYDAAVLAAGHCGFGLGATPTAIANMQAITERFGPSHMAFLVVPMVGAFFIDIVNALVIKLYLMLPMFA
- the recG gene encoding ATP-dependent DNA helicase RecG codes for the protein MKGRLLDAIPLNSLTGVGAAQSSKLAKIGLHTVQDLLLHLPLRYEDRTQLYKIGDLLPAIYATVEGEVLNCNITFGGRRMMTCQISDGTGILTMRFFNFNAAMKNSLATGRRVLAYGEAKRGKYGAEMIHPEYRVQGDLSTPELQETLTPVYPTTEGIKQATLRKLTDQALELLDTCAITELLPPELAQGMMSLPEALRTLHRPPPTLQLSDLESGKHPAQRRLILEELLAHNLSMLAVRAGAQRFHAQPLSPRDELKDKLLASLPFKPTGAQARVTAEIERDMALDVPMMRLVQGDVGSGKTLVAALAALRAIAHGRQVALMAPTELLAEQHANNFRAWFAPLGIEVGWLAGKQKGKARQAQQDAIASGQVQMIVGTHAIFQEQVQFNGLALVIIDEQHRFGVHQRLALWEKGLQQGFHPHQLIMTATPIPRTLAMTAYADLDTSTIDELPPGRTPVTTVAIPDTRRSDIIDRVRNACTHEGRQAYWVCTLIEESELLEAQAAEATWEELKLALPELNVGLVHGRMKPTEKQAVMQSFKQGELHLLVATTVIEVGVDVPNSSLMIIENPERLGLAQLHQLRGRVGRGAVASHCVLLYKAPLSKTAQMRLQVLRDSNDGFVIAQKDLEIRGPGELLGTRQTGNAEFKVADLLRDQDMIPEVQRLARHIHERYPEQAAALIERWMPETERYSNA